GTCAGGTCGGTAGAGTTGAACCATGGATGGAGTGCCCGAGCCACACACCGGATGGACGTTCGTCACCAACCACGCCCGCGTGCTGGCCGTGATCGCCGACAACCACAGCGCCCGGATCCGCGACATCGCCGCGCACTGCCGGCTCACCGAACGTGCCGTACAGAAGATCATTTCCGATCTGGAGCGGGACGGATACCTCTCGCACATCAGGGAGGGCCGCACCAACACCTACCGCATCGATCCGGGCAAGGTGCTGCGGCACCCCGCCGAGGCCGGCCTGACGGTGGCGTCCCTGCTCTCCCTGCTCGTCCAGGACGAGGCGACCCGCTCCACCACCCCCGAGAACGCCGGAGAGGTCCCGGAGACATCGTCTTCGTGACACCCACCCCTCGGAGGTCGGGGCGCTCACCCGGCGGTACGGCCCGCCGTCCGCGTGGTCAGGCCGGCGCGCCGAACCACCGGGGCAGTCGGTCGTCCAGTTCGCCCTGGTCCTCGCCCGCCCACGCGACATGGCCGTCCGGCCGCAGCAGCACCGCGGGCACGTCCAGCTCCGCACCGGCGTCGACGACATGGTCGACCCGGTCCGACCAGCACGCCACCGAGAGCCGGCCGGTCCGGTCGAGCAGCAGTCCGCGGCCGGCGTGCGTCAGCTCGTAGAGGCGGCCGCGCCGGAGCGTGAGGTCCCGCAGGCGCCGGCCGAGCAGGTCAGGGCCCGCGCCGAAGTCGTAGCGGACGCCGATCGCGGTGAGTTTCCCGATCAGGTACCGGTTCACCTCGTCGAAGTCCATCAGCTGCTCCAGCAGCCGGCGCACCGCCTGCGGTCCCGGTTCGGTGGACAGCAGCTCCATCCCCGCCCGGGTGGTGTTCAGTACGTCGGCGGCCACCGGGTGCCGTTCGGCGTGATAGCTGTCCAGCAGTCCCGCGGGGGCCCAGCCGGCCACCTCGGCGGCCAGCTTCCAGCCGAGGTTGAAGGCGTCCTGGATGCCGAGGTTGAGCCCCTGCCCGCCCACCGGCGGGTGGACGTGCGCCGCGTCCCCGGCCAGCAGCACCCGGCCGACGCGGTAGCGCTCCGCCTGCCGGGTGGCGTCGCCGAAGCGGGACAGCCAGCGCGGTGAGTGCACGCCGAAGTCGGTGCCGGCGACTGCCCGGAGCCGCCGTTTGAACTCGTCGAGGGTCGGCGCGACCGAGCGGTCCTCGCTGACCCCCTCGGCGGGCACGACGACCCGGTACAGCCCGTCCCCGACGGGGGCGAGGCCGAACAGCTTCTGGGTCCTGCGGATCTCGGTGACCACGGCCGTCACCGTCTGAGGCGGCACGCCCACCTCCATCGCGCCGAGCAGCGTCTCGGCCCGGGCGGGGGTGCCGGGGAAGCCGACTCCGAGCAGCTTGCGCACGGTGCTGCGGCCGCCGTCGCAGCCGACGAGGTAGCGCGAGCGCAGCCGGGTGCCGTCGGCGAGTTCGGCGGTGACGGCGGTGCCGTCGGCGTCCTGGCTCAGTCCGACCAGTTCGCGGCCGCGCCGGATCTCGGCGCCGAGCTCGACCGCCCGCTCGGCCAGGAGGCGGTCGGTGGTGGGCTGCGGGATGCCGAGGGTGTAGGCGTGCGCGGTGTCCAGCCCGTCGGGCAGCGGCTTCACCACGCCGGCGAGGAGGCCGCCGACCGGGCTCCGCTTCCCGTGCGCCAGGAACCGGTCCAGCAGACCCCGCTGGTCCAGCACCTCGATGCTGCGCACGTGCAGTCCGAGCGAACGGACGACGTCGGTCGGGGTGGCCTCCTTCTCCAGCACGACCACCCGCACACCGTGCAACCGCAGCTCGGCGGCCAGCATCAACCCGGTGGGCCCGCCACCGGCGATGATCACGTCGAACACCGAATCCCCCGTCCCCGTGCCAAGACCCCTGCGGCCTTCTCTGCCGTGCCCGTTCCCGACCGGCTCACACCCCCTGCGGCTGGAGATAGCGCGCCAGCAGGTCGTCCAGGGTGACCAGGCCGGTGAGGGTGCCGGACCCGTCCCGTACGACCGCGAGGGAGGCCCGGTTGCGGCGCAGGAGGTCGATCGCGTCGGCGACCTTGGTGTCCTCGGTCAGTTCCGGGACCGGGCGGGCCAGGGCGCGGGCGGTGACGGTGCGGCCCTGGGCCCGGGCGACCAGGGCGTCCCGGGCGTGCAGGGAGCCGAGCACCCGGTCGTCCTCGCGGACCAGCATGCGGGTGCGGTCGTGGGCCGCCGCGGTGCGCAGCACGGTGTCGAGGTCGGCGGTGCCGGGTACCGAGGTGATGTCGGCGGCCGGGATCCGGAGGTCGCCGACCGGGGTCTCGGGCTCGGTGAGCGAGCGGGTGAGCAGCTCCGAGTCGGCCTCGCTGATCAGTCCGAGCCGCTGCGACTCCTCGACCAGGTGGGTGAGTTGCTCACGGTTGTGCACGGCGGCGAGCTCGTCGCGCGGGGTGACCCGGCACAGCCGTACCAGCGCGTTGCTCAGCTTGTTGAGCACCGAGATCAGCGGCCGGACCACCTTGACGACACCCCGGAAGGGCGGCGAGAGCAGCATGGCGGACCGCTCGGGGTGGGCGATGGCCCAGGACTTGGGGGCCATCTCGCCGACCACCATGTGCAGGAACACCACCACGACCATGGCGAACACGAAGGCCACGCCGTAGCTCAGGGCCGCCGGCAGGCCCAGGTCGTGCAGCAGCGGGTCGAGTTCGTGGGAGATCGCGGGCTTGGAGACCGAACCGAGGCCCAAGGTGCACACGGTGATGCCGAGTTGGGCACCGGCCAGCATCAGCGACAGCTCGCGCATGCCGGCCAGCGCCGCCTTCGCACCGCGCCGCCCCTCGGCCGCGGCCTTCTCCATGCGGTGCCGCTTGGCGGCGACCAGCGCGAACTCGGCGGCGACGAAGAACCCGCTGCCGATCAGCAGCAGGACGGTCACGAAGAGCGCCACGGGGAAGCTCATGCCTCGCCCACCCTCTCGATGCGGACCCGCTCCGGCACATGCCGGTCCAGGGTGCGTACGTCGATCACCGCGCGTCCGCCGTCGAGCAGTTCGACGGTGACCCGGTCGCCGATCGCGGGGAAGCGGCCGAGCCGGTCCACGACCAGTCCGGCGACCGTGTCGTAGTCCTCCTCCTCGGGGAGTTCGACGCCCGTGACGTCGGCGATCTCGTCGAGGCGGCGGCCCGCGTCGACCAGCCAGCCCGTCCCCTCGGGCACGGCGATCTCCGTAACGGTGTCGGTCTCGTCGGCGATGTCGCCGACGAGCTCCTCCGCGATGTCCTCGTAGGTGACGATGCCGGCGATCCCGCCGTGTTCGTCGAGGACGACCGCGAACTCGTCGTCCCGCTCCCGCATCTGCTCGACCGCCTCCGGCAGCGGCAGCGTGTCGGGCAGCAGGAGGGGCTTGCGGGCGAGGGAAACCGCGGTGCACCGGGCCAGGTCGGCGGCGGGCAGGCGCATCAGCTCGCGCACGCCCAGCACGCCCGGGACGTCGTCGGGGTGGTCGCCGAGGACCGGGTAGGTGGAGTGGCCGTGCCGGGCGATCAGCTCGACGGCCTCGGCGGCGGTGGCGTCGCCGCGGACGAAGACGGCGTCGACCCGCGGGACCATCACCTCGTCGAGGGTGCGCTCGGGGAACTCCAGGGCGTGGTCGAGGAGTTCGGCGGTGTCCCTGGGCAGCTCGCCCTGTTCGTGGGACTCGCCGATGAGGTGGCCGAGCTCCTCCAGTGTGGCGCCGTGGTGGAGTTCCTCGACGGGTTCGATGCCGACCCCGCGGAGCAGACGGTTGGCCGCGCCGTCGAAGACGCGCACCAGCGGGCCGACAAGCTTGAGGTAGCCGAGGGTGGAGGGCGCGAGGGCCTTGGCGAGCTGCTCGGGGACGGCGATGGCGAGGTTCTTCGGGGCCAGTTCGCCGAGGACCATCTGGACGACGGTGGCCAGCACGAAGGCCAGCACGACCGAGATGCCGCCGACGGCGCCCTCGGGGACGCCGATGCCGGTCAGGGCGGGCCCGAGCAGTGCGGAGACCGAGGGCTCGGCGATGAATCCGACGACCAGTCCGGTGACGGTGATGCCCAGCTGGGCGCCGGACAGCATGAACGACAGCCGCTCCAGCACCTTCAGCGCGCGGGCGGCCTTGCGGTCACCTGCCTCGGCCTGGCGGGAGAGGGCGAGCCGGTCCGCGGAGACGTAGGCGAACTCCTGGGCGACGAAGTAGCCGGTGCCGGCGGTCAGCAGGAACACGGCGAGCAGGCCGAGGAGGGCACTGGTGGTACTCAACGGCGGGTCGATCGGGTGGGGCGGGAGTCCGTCGGTGGGGCGGACACGGGCGTGCTCCTTCAGTAGGGATGTGCCTCAGGTGAACGACCGGGGCGGAAGCGGCGTTCCCGGATCTACCAGCCGGGCGGCGGTACCGCCCGGTGGTGGCGCCCCGCGATCACACGGCGGCCGGTGCCGGGCCCACCAGCTCGGTCAGGACGTCCTCCATGGTCACGAACCCGAGGACGGCTCCCGTCTGCCCCGTCACCGCCGCCAGATGGCTCCCGTCGGCGCGCAGCGCGGTGAGGGTGTCGTCCAGGGGGGTGTCGATGCGGACCCGGGTGACCGGGTGCAGCGCGGAGCGCGGGAAGGGCCGGTCGCGGTCGGTGACGCCGAGGGTGTCCTTGATGTGCAGATAGCCCAGCAGGGTGCCGTCCGGGCCGGTGACCGGGAACCGGGAGTACCCCGCGTCGGCGGCCACCCGCTCCAGGCGGGCCGGGGTGACCGAGACGTCGACGGTGCGCATCTTCGGGACCGGGACGAGGATCTCGCCGACCGGGCGGGTGCCGAGCTCCAGCGCGTCCCGCAGCCGTTCGCCGTCGGCCGGCGTGAGCAGCCCGGCCTCACCGGCCTCGACGACCATGCGGGCGAGCTGGTCGTCGGTGAACACCGACTCGACCTCGTCCTTCGGTTCGACGCGCAGCAGCTTCAGCAGGGCGTTGGCGAAGGCGTTGATGCCGAACACGAAGGGCCGCAGCGCGCGGGTGAGGGCCACCAGGGGCGGTCCGAGGAGCAGCGCGGTCGGCACGGGGGCCGCGAGGGCGATGTTCTTCGGGACCATCTCGCCGATCAGCATGTGCAGATAGGTGGCCAGCGACAGCGCGATCACGAAGGCGATCGGATGCACCAGGCCGTCCGGGACGCGGGCCGCCTCGAAGCCGGGCTCCAGCAGGTGCGCGATGGCCGGTTCGGCTACCGCGCCGAGCACCAGCGAGGAGACGGTGATGCCGAGCTGGGCGGTGGCCATCATCGCGGAGAGGTGTTCGAGGCCCCACAGGGTCATCCGGGCCCGCTTGTCGCGGTCCCGCGCGCGTGGCTCGATCTGGCTGCGGCGCACGGAGATCAGGGCGAACTCGCCGCCCACGAAAAACGCGTTGGTCAGCAGGGTGAGGGCGCCGACGAGCAGTTGGACGGTGGTCATCGGGACTCCTCCCCCGCCGGAACCGGCACCCTGGCCGGTTCGGTGATGCGGATCAGGTCGGCGCGGTGGTGGTCGACGTCCAGGACCTCCAGGCGCCAGCCGTCGAGGTCGAGGTCGTCGCCCTTGGCGGGGATGCGCGCGAGCCGGGTGGCGACCAGTCCGGCCACGGTCTCGTACGGCCCCTCGGGCGCCGTGAGGCCTATCCCGGTGAGCCGGTCGACGCGGACGGAGCCCTCCGCCTCCCAGGCCCCGGGGCCGGCGGGCCGCAGGTCGGGCATCTCGACGGGGTCGTGCTCGTCCCGCACCTCGCCGACGACCTCCTCGACGATGTCCTCGACGGTCGCCACACCGGCGGTGCCGCCGTACTCGTCGATGACGACGGCCATGGTGCGGGTGGCGCGCAGCCGCTCCAGGAGCCGGTCGGCGGTGAGGCTGTCCGGGACCAGCAGGGGGGCGGTGGCCAGCTCGGTGACCGGGGTGACGGCCCGCTTCGCGGGCTCCAGGGCGAGCACGTCACGGATGTGCACGGTGCCGATGACCTCGTCCAGGCTGTCGCGGTAGACCGGGAAGCGGGACAGGCCGGTGGCGTGGGTGAGGGTCGCGGCGTCGGCCGCGGTCGCGTGGGCTTCCAGGGCCTTGACGTCGACGCGCGGTGTCATGACGTTCTCCGCGGTCAGCTCGCCCAGGTGCAGGGTGCGCACGAACAGTTCGGCGGAGTCGGCCTCCAGGGCGCCCTCGGCGGCGGAGTGTTCGGCGAGCGCGACCAGTTCCTCTGGGGTGCGGGCGGAGGCCAGTTCCTCGGCGGGCTCCAGGCCGAAACGCCGTACGACGGCGTTGGCGGTGTTGTTGAGGTGCCGGATGAAGGGGCCGAAGACGGCCGTGAAGGCGCTCTGGGGACCCGCGACCACCTTGGCGACGGCCAGCGGGCGGGAGATGGCCCAGTTCTTCGGCACCAGCTCGCCGACCACCATCAGCACGACGGTGGACAGGGCGACGCCCACCGCGGTCGCCACGGGGGAGGCGGCCCCGCCCAGGCCGATGCCCTCCAGCGGCCCCTTGAGGAGCGCCGCGAGGGAGGGTTCGGCGAGCATGCCGATCACGAGGGAGGTGACGGTGATGCCGAGCTGGGCGCCGGAGAGCTGGAAGGTCAGCCGGCGGACGGCCTTCAGAGCGCCCTCGGCGCCACGCTCACCGGCCTCGGCGGCCCGCTCCAGGTCCCCGCGCTCGACGGTGGTCAGGGAGAACTCGGCGGCGACGAACACGGCGCAGGCCAGCGTCAGCAGGAGGGCCGTCAGGAGCAGCAGGATCTCGGTCACCGGGCCGCCGCCCTTCCCTGGTGCGGGCGGGACGCGGCTCGGTCGGTACTGGGAGGCTCACCCATTGCGGGTCCGTGGCTCCTTCGGGTCGGGACGGCCTTTCACCCAATAGTAAAGGACAGGCAAAGCAACCTGGAGGGGTGTGCGGGGTACGCTGCCGGTCCGGCGGGCTTCACGTCCGGCTTCGGTGTCCACCCCTGACGGAGGCCTTCCCATGTTCGGACTGAGCGAGCTCGTGATCATCCTGCTCGTCGTGATAGCGGTCATCGCCGTCAAGAAGGGCCCCGAGCTGGTCCGTTCGGCGGGCAAGTCGACGCGCATCCTCAAGGCGGAGGCCCGCGCGGCGCGGGACCCGCAGCCGGCGCCCCAGGTGATCCAGGGCGAGGTCGTCGAGCCGGGGAACGCGGCCGGGCCGCGGTCGCAGGAGACCGGCACCCCCTGACCGGCGGGGGCCGTGCGGCGCGTACGCCCCGGACAGGCGGGTGCGTCACGGCCGCGCGAGACGCGCGTCACGGCCGGGCGTACCGGTCTTTCGCCGACCCGGCTGCCGAACGGGTCCGGGATGGCCCATGATGAGCGGGCCATGCACCGATCCGTCACGACGACTCGCGCGCCTCTGCCCGTGCTGCGGGCCGCGGTGTTCGCCGTCGTCGGCACGGTCCTCGGGGTGAGCGCCCATCATCTGCTCGCCGAGGGGCCGGTGCCCTGGACCCGCAGTGCCGCCGCGACGGCCGTGCTGTTCGCGGTGGGTCTCCTCGGTGTGCAACGGCCCCGCAGCCTGGCGACCGTCGTGGCGTGCAGTGTCGCGGGCCAGTCGGGTCTGCATCTGTGGCTGACGCTCACGGCGGCCGCCCAGCACTCCGGCGGGCATCCGCACGGTGCCGGGCGGGCGTGGCACGAACAGCTCCACGACTCCCTCGCCATGACGGCGGCCCACGCGCTGGTCGCCGCTCTGGTCGCGGTACTGCTGCACCGCGCGGACGCGGTCTGCTGGTCGCTGGCGCGCGGGGTGACGGCCGCGATCGACGGGGTGCGGGCCCGACTGGCCGCCACCCGGCTGCTGTTGGCCCGGCCCGCGGCACCCCGGCCGACCGCCTCCCTCGCCGTCGTGCCGGCGCACGACGAACGGTCGCTCGTCGCACGGCCGTTGCTGGCGCACGCGGTGGTACGGCGGGGTCCTCCGGCGACGAGCGCTGCTCTCGCCCACTGACCCCATCGGGGACGCCGTCCCGGCCACGCCGGACGGCCGCCCCGTCGTACCCCTGTCTGGAGACCTGCATGTCCCGTATCACCCTGCCCCGCCTGTCCGTCGCCGTCGCCGCGGCGGCGGCCGCCGTCGTCCTGGCCGCCGTTCCGGCCGCCGCCCACACCGAGGTCGAGGCCGACAAGGCCCAGGCCCTCGCGGAGAACGTCACCCTCTCCTTCCACGCCGAGGCCGAGTCCGACTCCTCCGGGATCAAGGAGGTGCGCGTGGTCCTGCCCGAGGGCATCGCCCCCGCCGACGTCACCTACAAGAAGGGCCCCGCGGGCTGGAAGTTCACCGCGGACAAGGACGGCTACAGCGTCGGGGGCAAGGAGCTGAAGACCGGTGTGAGCGCCGAGTACTCCGTGGTCGTACGGCAGTTGCCGGACGCGGAGGAGGTCGCGTTCAAGACGCTCCAGACCTACGGCGACGGGCATGTCGACCGCTGGATCGAGCTGGACGAGAACGGCGAGAACCCCGCGCCGACGCTCCAGCTGAAGGCGGCGGCGCCGGGCGCGAAGCCGATCGCCCCCTCCGCGAGCGTCGACGAGAGCCCGGCCGCCGCGGACCCGACTCCGACTCCGACCGCCGGGGAAACGACCCCGGCCGCCTCCCCGCAGGCCGCCGACACCGCCCAGGACGACGACGGCGGGCTGTCCGCGGGCGCCTGGACCGGCATCGGCGCGGGAATCCTCGTGGCGGCGGCCGCCGTGGTCTTCGCGGTACGACGCCGGGGCGGCGCCGAGGAGTAGACGCACCGCACGCCGGGGTTCCCGAGCCGCGCGCCGGGGTTCTGGCCCGCACGCGGGTTCCCGCG
Above is a window of Streptomyces griseorubiginosus DNA encoding:
- a CDS encoding helix-turn-helix domain-containing protein, producing the protein MDGVPEPHTGWTFVTNHARVLAVIADNHSARIRDIAAHCRLTERAVQKIISDLERDGYLSHIREGRTNTYRIDPGKVLRHPAEAGLTVASLLSLLVQDEATRSTTPENAGEVPETSSS
- the rox gene encoding rifampin monooxygenase — protein: MFDVIIAGGGPTGLMLAAELRLHGVRVVVLEKEATPTDVVRSLGLHVRSIEVLDQRGLLDRFLAHGKRSPVGGLLAGVVKPLPDGLDTAHAYTLGIPQPTTDRLLAERAVELGAEIRRGRELVGLSQDADGTAVTAELADGTRLRSRYLVGCDGGRSTVRKLLGVGFPGTPARAETLLGAMEVGVPPQTVTAVVTEIRRTQKLFGLAPVGDGLYRVVVPAEGVSEDRSVAPTLDEFKRRLRAVAGTDFGVHSPRWLSRFGDATRQAERYRVGRVLLAGDAAHVHPPVGGQGLNLGIQDAFNLGWKLAAEVAGWAPAGLLDSYHAERHPVAADVLNTTRAGMELLSTEPGPQAVRRLLEQLMDFDEVNRYLIGKLTAIGVRYDFGAGPDLLGRRLRDLTLRRGRLYELTHAGRGLLLDRTGRLSVACWSDRVDHVVDAGAELDVPAVLLRPDGHVAWAGEDQGELDDRLPRWFGAPA
- a CDS encoding hemolysin family protein, encoding MSFPVALFVTVLLLIGSGFFVAAEFALVAAKRHRMEKAAAEGRRGAKAALAGMRELSLMLAGAQLGITVCTLGLGSVSKPAISHELDPLLHDLGLPAALSYGVAFVFAMVVVVFLHMVVGEMAPKSWAIAHPERSAMLLSPPFRGVVKVVRPLISVLNKLSNALVRLCRVTPRDELAAVHNREQLTHLVEESQRLGLISEADSELLTRSLTEPETPVGDLRIPAADITSVPGTADLDTVLRTAAAHDRTRMLVREDDRVLGSLHARDALVARAQGRTVTARALARPVPELTEDTKVADAIDLLRRNRASLAVVRDGSGTLTGLVTLDDLLARYLQPQGV
- a CDS encoding hemolysin family protein, with product MSTTSALLGLLAVFLLTAGTGYFVAQEFAYVSADRLALSRQAEAGDRKAARALKVLERLSFMLSGAQLGITVTGLVVGFIAEPSVSALLGPALTGIGVPEGAVGGISVVLAFVLATVVQMVLGELAPKNLAIAVPEQLAKALAPSTLGYLKLVGPLVRVFDGAANRLLRGVGIEPVEELHHGATLEELGHLIGESHEQGELPRDTAELLDHALEFPERTLDEVMVPRVDAVFVRGDATAAEAVELIARHGHSTYPVLGDHPDDVPGVLGVRELMRLPAADLARCTAVSLARKPLLLPDTLPLPEAVEQMRERDDEFAVVLDEHGGIAGIVTYEDIAEELVGDIADETDTVTEIAVPEGTGWLVDAGRRLDEIADVTGVELPEEEDYDTVAGLVVDRLGRFPAIGDRVTVELLDGGRAVIDVRTLDRHVPERVRIERVGEA
- a CDS encoding hemolysin family protein, which produces MTTVQLLVGALTLLTNAFFVGGEFALISVRRSQIEPRARDRDKRARMTLWGLEHLSAMMATAQLGITVSSLVLGAVAEPAIAHLLEPGFEAARVPDGLVHPIAFVIALSLATYLHMLIGEMVPKNIALAAPVPTALLLGPPLVALTRALRPFVFGINAFANALLKLLRVEPKDEVESVFTDDQLARMVVEAGEAGLLTPADGERLRDALELGTRPVGEILVPVPKMRTVDVSVTPARLERVAADAGYSRFPVTGPDGTLLGYLHIKDTLGVTDRDRPFPRSALHPVTRVRIDTPLDDTLTALRADGSHLAAVTGQTGAVLGFVTMEDVLTELVGPAPAAV
- a CDS encoding hemolysin family protein, translated to MTEILLLLTALLLTLACAVFVAAEFSLTTVERGDLERAAEAGERGAEGALKAVRRLTFQLSGAQLGITVTSLVIGMLAEPSLAALLKGPLEGIGLGGAASPVATAVGVALSTVVLMVVGELVPKNWAISRPLAVAKVVAGPQSAFTAVFGPFIRHLNNTANAVVRRFGLEPAEELASARTPEELVALAEHSAAEGALEADSAELFVRTLHLGELTAENVMTPRVDVKALEAHATAADAATLTHATGLSRFPVYRDSLDEVIGTVHIRDVLALEPAKRAVTPVTELATAPLLVPDSLTADRLLERLRATRTMAVVIDEYGGTAGVATVEDIVEEVVGEVRDEHDPVEMPDLRPAGPGAWEAEGSVRVDRLTGIGLTAPEGPYETVAGLVATRLARIPAKGDDLDLDGWRLEVLDVDHHRADLIRITEPARVPVPAGEESR
- a CDS encoding twin-arginine translocase TatA/TatE family subunit, which translates into the protein MFGLSELVIILLVVIAVIAVKKGPELVRSAGKSTRILKAEARAARDPQPAPQVIQGEVVEPGNAAGPRSQETGTP
- a CDS encoding DUF1775 domain-containing protein; translated protein: MSRITLPRLSVAVAAAAAAVVLAAVPAAAHTEVEADKAQALAENVTLSFHAEAESDSSGIKEVRVVLPEGIAPADVTYKKGPAGWKFTADKDGYSVGGKELKTGVSAEYSVVVRQLPDAEEVAFKTLQTYGDGHVDRWIELDENGENPAPTLQLKAAAPGAKPIAPSASVDESPAAADPTPTPTAGETTPAASPQAADTAQDDDGGLSAGAWTGIGAGILVAAAAVVFAVRRRGGAEE